Proteins from one Podospora pseudoanserina strain CBS 124.78 chromosome 1, whole genome shotgun sequence genomic window:
- the CWC24 gene encoding RNA-splicing factor (COG:O; EggNog:ENOG503NWD2) — translation MADPTPSTEAPASGPAAPVAIFKKRGAKAKANLRKRPATPPPAASDSDSDSDYSSSEDESGRRIKRRKRNTAAVVTASSRDRANPQSEQDLKATIFTTDRASALALDSSRRDATKQTNWFDEEKGLSAKSLLGSTRSMPPPSSSSTTSGPDGTYKGLANATSYIQKNPDAPSRKVGPVKAPTNIRTITITDMAPDVCKDYKNTGFCGFGDNCKFLHAREDYAHGWQLDREWENVTRGKKVIGGTVVASAEGKANKDPNQGEDERDDDEEEAAMLEKIPFVCIICRGDYKSPVVTRCGHYFCEGCALKRYRKDPSCAACGSGTNGVFNAAKKLQKLLEKKKERAARRRREAIENGEDVSSEEEEEEEG, via the coding sequence ATGGCAgacccaacaccatcaacagagGCCCCCGCTTCTGGCCCTGCCGCGCCCGTAGCCATCTTCAAAAAGCGCGGCGCAAAAGCCAAAGCCAACCTCCGCAAAAgaccagcaaccccccctcccgccgcctccgactcggactcggactcggattactcctcctccgaggACGAATCCGGCCGGCGCATCAAGCGCCGCAAGCgcaacaccgccgccgtggtcACGGCCTCCTCCAGAGACAGAGCGAACCCCCAGTCTGAGCAAGATCTTAAagccaccatcttcaccaccgaCCGcgcctccgccctcgccctcgactcCTCCAGGCGTGACGccacaaaacaaacaaactgGTTCGACGAAGAAAAAGGTCTCTCCGCcaaatccctcctcggcTCCACCCGCTCCAtgccacccccctcctcctcctccaccacctcgggGCCAGATGGAACCTACAAAGGCCTGGCCAACGCAACCTCGTACATCCAAAAGAATCCCGATGCCCCCTCCCGAAAAGTAGGCCCCGTCAAAGCCCCCACCAACAtccgcaccatcaccatcacagaCATGGCGCCCGACGTGTGCAAGGACTACAAAAACACCGGCTTCTGCGGCTTCGGTGACAACTGCAAGTTCCTCCACGCTAGAGAAGACTACGCCCACGGGTGGCAGCTGGACAGGGAGTGGGAGAACGTCACAAGGGGAAAGAAGGTAATAGGGGGCACGGTGGTTGCCTCTGCCGAAGGAAAGGCGAACAAGGATCCCAACCAGGGTGAGGATGAAagagacgacgacgaggaggaggcggcgatgcTGGAGAAGATCCCGTTTGTGTGTATCATCTGCAGGGGGGATTACAAGAGCCCGGTGGTGACGAGGTGTGGGCATTATTTCTGCGAGGGGTGCGCGTTGAAACGGTATCGAAAGGACCCGAGCTGTGCGGCCTGTGGGAGCGGGACGAACGGGGTATTTAACGCGGCCAAGAAACTGCAGAagctgttggagaagaagaaggagagggcggcgaggaggaggcgggaggcgattgagaatggggaggatgttagcagtgaggaggaggaggaggaggaggggtag